The following are encoded together in the Pedobacter steynii genome:
- a CDS encoding pyridoxal phosphate-dependent aminotransferase, producing MNVSVLANTLIGSEIIKIGNEVNELKRKGAEIANLTIGDFDPSIFPIPAELRDEIIDAYHHNHTNYPPADGILALRETVVEILKTRYELSYTTQDILVAGGSRPLIYATYLALVDPGDKVIYPAPSWNNNHYCHLSSAKGIAVETTVENNFMPPAEQLKPHLKGATLLALCSPLNPTGTMFSKEQLEEICDLVIEENDSRGVDEKPLYIMYDQIYSLLTFGKEHLNPVSLRPELKDFVIYIDGISKCLSATGVRVGWAFGPEKIVSKMKALLGHIGAWAPKAEQVAVAKYFKNNGLVDQFLTSFKKQVQESLDALYNGFQELKAEGFAVDAVVPMGAIYLTLKIDYIGKTTPSDDLLKNSADVNFYLIKEAQTALVPFSAFGTDESIAWFRASVGGCSLSDIQKMIPRIKEALNKLK from the coding sequence ATGAATGTATCAGTATTAGCAAACACACTTATCGGCTCGGAAATCATTAAAATTGGAAACGAAGTAAATGAACTGAAACGAAAGGGTGCCGAGATTGCGAATCTGACCATCGGTGATTTTGACCCTTCAATTTTTCCAATTCCGGCAGAATTAAGAGATGAAATTATTGATGCTTATCATCATAATCATACCAACTATCCACCTGCAGATGGTATTTTAGCTTTACGTGAAACAGTGGTAGAGATCCTGAAAACCAGGTATGAACTGTCCTATACCACTCAGGATATCCTGGTAGCTGGCGGATCACGCCCTTTAATATATGCGACGTATCTGGCATTGGTAGATCCGGGAGATAAGGTGATTTATCCTGCGCCATCCTGGAATAACAATCACTATTGCCATCTTTCTTCGGCCAAAGGGATTGCAGTAGAAACGACTGTTGAGAATAATTTTATGCCCCCAGCGGAGCAGCTGAAGCCTCATCTGAAAGGAGCAACGTTACTGGCCCTCTGTTCTCCTTTGAATCCTACAGGAACGATGTTTAGTAAAGAACAATTGGAAGAAATATGTGACCTGGTTATCGAAGAGAATGACAGTAGAGGGGTAGACGAAAAACCACTATACATCATGTATGATCAGATCTATTCATTGCTGACTTTTGGAAAGGAGCATCTCAACCCGGTAAGTCTGCGTCCGGAGCTTAAAGATTTTGTAATCTACATCGATGGGATTTCTAAGTGTTTATCTGCGACAGGAGTACGCGTAGGCTGGGCATTCGGACCTGAAAAGATTGTGAGTAAAATGAAGGCCCTGCTTGGTCATATCGGTGCCTGGGCACCCAAAGCAGAACAGGTTGCGGTAGCTAAATACTTTAAAAATAATGGACTCGTGGATCAGTTCCTGACTTCGTTTAAAAAACAGGTTCAGGAAAGCCTGGATGCACTTTATAATGGATTTCAAGAGTTAAAAGCAGAAGGCTTTGCCGTAGATGCAGTTGTTCCGATGGGGGCGATTTACCTGACACTTAAAATTGATTATATTGGTAAAACAACACCTTCAGACGATTTGCTGAAAAACAGCGCCGATGTAAACTTTTATCTGATTAAAGAAGCACAGACAGCATTGGTTCCGTTCTCGGCCTTCGGAACAGATGAATCTATAGCCTGGTTCCGTGCATCGGTTGGGGGTTGTTCCCTGAGTGATATTCAGAAAATGATTCCAAGAATTAAAGAAGCATTAAACAAATTGAAATAG
- a CDS encoding peptide chain release factor 3: MIHPEIEKRKTFAIISHPDAGKTTLTEKFLLFGGAINTAGAVKRNKANQSNTSDFMEIEKQRGISVATSVMGFEYSGKRINILDTPGHKDFAEDTYRTLSAVDSVILVVDCVKGVEEQTEKLMAVCRMRNTPVIIFINKMDREGKDAFDLLDEIESKLNISLCPLSWPIGQGHTFKGVYSIYNKHLNLFEADKTKISAPVIEVSDLNDPNLNNFLKPKELDGLKSDLELVDGVYGQIDKSMYIEGLLAPVFFGSAINNFGIKELLDTFVQIAPSPKSREAEQREVMVNEKNFTGFVFKIHANLDPKHRDRIAFLRICSGKFERNKFYFHTRQNKKLKFSNPMDFMANEKSIVEEAWPGDVVGLYDSGNFKIGDTLTEGEQLQFKGIPSFSPEIFKEVENRDPLRTKQLEKGIQQLTEEGVAQLFTAQPGNRKIIGAVGELQFEVIAFRLEHEYGAKAHFRTLSYGRSNWVTATDKKKLEEFLKRKQQHIGEDKDGNPVFLADNDFMINMTMRDYPDIEFHKTSEFK, translated from the coding sequence ATGATTCACCCAGAAATAGAAAAACGAAAAACATTCGCTATTATCAGTCACCCCGATGCAGGAAAAACTACACTTACAGAAAAGTTTTTACTCTTTGGAGGAGCAATAAACACAGCCGGAGCGGTAAAGCGTAATAAGGCCAACCAAAGCAACACCTCCGATTTCATGGAAATTGAGAAACAGCGTGGAATCTCTGTCGCTACTTCTGTAATGGGCTTTGAATATAGCGGGAAACGCATCAACATATTAGATACTCCTGGTCACAAAGATTTTGCCGAGGATACTTACCGTACTTTATCTGCGGTAGATAGTGTAATTTTAGTCGTTGACTGTGTAAAGGGTGTGGAGGAACAGACGGAAAAGTTAATGGCAGTCTGCAGAATGCGGAATACCCCCGTAATTATCTTTATCAATAAGATGGACAGGGAAGGAAAAGATGCTTTTGACCTTCTTGACGAGATTGAAAGCAAACTAAACATTAGTCTTTGTCCACTCTCCTGGCCTATTGGTCAGGGACATACTTTTAAAGGGGTATACAGCATTTACAACAAACACCTGAATCTTTTTGAAGCAGACAAAACAAAAATCAGTGCACCTGTTATTGAAGTCAGCGACCTGAACGATCCTAATCTAAACAACTTCCTAAAGCCAAAAGAACTGGATGGATTAAAATCTGATCTGGAATTAGTAGACGGCGTATATGGACAGATTGATAAAAGCATGTACATTGAAGGATTACTTGCGCCGGTATTTTTTGGCAGTGCCATCAATAACTTTGGTATCAAAGAACTGTTAGATACTTTTGTTCAAATTGCGCCCAGCCCGAAAAGCAGAGAGGCAGAACAAAGGGAAGTGATGGTAAATGAGAAGAACTTTACCGGTTTTGTATTCAAAATACATGCGAACTTAGATCCGAAACACCGCGACCGTATTGCATTCCTAAGGATCTGTTCCGGTAAATTTGAACGCAACAAATTTTACTTCCATACCCGTCAGAATAAAAAACTGAAATTCTCCAATCCAATGGATTTCATGGCCAATGAGAAAAGCATTGTTGAAGAAGCCTGGCCAGGAGATGTGGTCGGATTATACGATAGTGGAAACTTTAAAATCGGTGACACCCTTACAGAAGGTGAACAATTACAATTTAAAGGCATTCCGAGCTTCTCTCCTGAAATATTTAAGGAAGTAGAGAACAGAGACCCACTGCGTACAAAACAGCTGGAGAAAGGCATACAGCAGCTTACAGAAGAAGGTGTCGCTCAATTGTTCACTGCCCAGCCCGGTAACCGTAAAATCATTGGTGCAGTAGGTGAACTTCAGTTTGAGGTGATTGCTTTCCGTCTGGAGCATGAATATGGTGCAAAAGCACATTTCCGTACCTTAAGTTATGGCAGGTCTAACTGGGTAACTGCTACCGATAAAAAGAAACTGGAAGAATTCCTGAAACGGAAACAACAACATATCGGAGAAGACAAAGATGGTAATCCGGTATTTCTTGCCGATAATGATTTCATGATCAATATGACCATGCGTGACTATCCGGATATTGAATTCCACAAAACATCGGAGTTTAAATAA
- a CDS encoding DUF6600 domain-containing protein: MKNLIKLPAIVLGLMLLMTGTTQRVMAQDDDISLQSFYDELSPYGTWIQDPQYGYVWRPDVEQDDFRPYYSNGRWAMTEYGNTWVSNYDWGWAPFHYGRWVYNRYRQWIWIPDTVWGPAWVSWRSGGGYYGWAPMGPSINININFGIPDNWWVFIPQRNIYYDSFPRYYSRRNVTIIHNTTIINNTYERNRRTYYTGPRADDIRRATRRDVTVYNVNRTSRSGRSEIRGNELNIYNPRSSRADRGSVQAPRSSVRGDANLTRANGSEAGNRMSRTDRGNNGVDRNTNIDRSGGRMDRGSIEERNSAAGRSNRINRGTEGTVNPSRDYNSGNRGEGRTSRENNRSENTSERNPVVMPTRPDRSSSNREGRQDRSQTIPQVQPAPQQIPVQPQREERQQPQRMERQERSQPQRMERQERQQPQAQPQRMERQERQSAPPARSEGSRGSEGGRSSRSGRG, from the coding sequence ATGAAAAACTTAATCAAATTACCGGCAATTGTGCTGGGGCTCATGCTCCTGATGACCGGAACCACGCAGCGCGTTATGGCACAAGACGACGACATTTCGCTCCAGTCATTTTATGATGAGCTTTCTCCTTATGGCACCTGGATCCAGGACCCTCAATACGGGTATGTATGGAGACCAGATGTAGAGCAGGACGATTTCAGACCTTATTATAGCAATGGACGATGGGCAATGACAGAATATGGCAATACCTGGGTATCCAATTACGACTGGGGCTGGGCTCCTTTCCACTATGGAAGATGGGTATACAACCGTTACAGACAATGGATCTGGATTCCTGATACCGTTTGGGGACCGGCATGGGTAAGTTGGAGAAGCGGTGGCGGATATTATGGCTGGGCACCGATGGGGCCAAGCATAAATATTAATATCAATTTTGGAATTCCGGACAATTGGTGGGTTTTTATCCCTCAACGGAATATCTATTACGACAGTTTCCCAAGATATTACTCCCGCAGAAACGTGACCATTATTCACAATACCACTATTATCAATAATACTTACGAACGCAACAGACGTACTTATTACACCGGACCGAGAGCTGATGACATCAGACGTGCAACCAGAAGGGATGTTACCGTTTACAATGTCAACAGAACCAGCAGATCGGGCAGAAGTGAAATCAGAGGAAATGAATTGAACATCTATAACCCAAGATCTTCAAGGGCAGACCGCGGAAGCGTTCAGGCACCTAGGAGCTCAGTTCGCGGGGATGCCAATTTAACCAGAGCCAATGGTTCTGAAGCAGGAAACCGGATGTCAAGAACCGACCGGGGCAATAATGGTGTGGATAGAAATACCAATATTGACCGTTCAGGAGGAAGAATGGATCGTGGATCAATTGAGGAAAGAAACTCTGCTGCCGGCCGTAGTAACCGGATAAATCGCGGTACTGAGGGAACAGTAAATCCTTCAAGAGATTATAATTCCGGAAACAGAGGAGAAGGAAGAACTTCCAGGGAAAATAACAGATCGGAAAATACGTCTGAAAGAAACCCAGTGGTGATGCCTACACGACCAGACAGAAGCAGCTCAAACAGAGAAGGCCGTCAGGATAGGTCTCAAACTATACCACAGGTACAGCCCGCTCCTCAACAAATACCCGTGCAACCGCAGCGTGAAGAGCGCCAGCAACCTCAACGGATGGAAAGACAAGAACGTTCACAACCACAAAGAATGGAAAGGCAAGAACGTCAGCAGCCTCAGGCTCAGCCACAGAGAATGGAAAGACAGGAGAGACAAAGCGCTCCACCTGCCCGCTCTGAAGGTAGCAGAGGGTCTGAAGGTGGAAGATCATCCAGATCGGGAAGGGGTTAA
- a CDS encoding SAM-dependent methyltransferase produces MQKGTLFLIPVPLAENAAQKSFTPFLGETINAIDTYIVENEKTARKFLKEAGLKLPQSELIIHDYGKHQRNASLAPFFKELNAGKDVGLMSEAGCPGVADPGAEVVAEAHRRGIKVVPLVGPSSILLALMASGFNGQSFTFHGYLPIDKVQRGKRIKELEQQSLTNKQTQLFIETPFRNNHLLEDVLKNCSAHAMLCVACNINAEEEYIKTQSVALWRKERIDLHKKPAIFLLYRPS; encoded by the coding sequence ATGCAAAAAGGTACTTTATTCCTTATCCCTGTTCCTCTGGCAGAAAATGCTGCCCAGAAATCTTTTACTCCTTTTTTAGGCGAGACGATCAATGCTATAGATACCTATATCGTTGAAAATGAAAAAACAGCCAGAAAATTTTTAAAAGAAGCCGGGTTGAAGTTGCCACAGAGCGAACTGATCATCCATGACTATGGCAAGCATCAGCGAAACGCGTCATTAGCCCCCTTTTTTAAAGAGTTGAATGCGGGTAAAGATGTAGGTTTAATGAGTGAGGCCGGATGCCCCGGCGTAGCTGATCCTGGAGCAGAAGTGGTGGCAGAAGCGCATAGAAGAGGAATTAAAGTGGTTCCGCTGGTAGGACCAAGCTCCATCCTTCTGGCATTAATGGCGTCCGGATTTAATGGACAAAGTTTTACTTTCCATGGGTATTTGCCGATTGATAAAGTTCAGAGAGGGAAGCGCATTAAGGAACTCGAGCAACAGTCTTTGACTAATAAACAAACTCAGTTATTTATAGAAACACCTTTCAGAAATAACCATTTGCTGGAAGATGTCCTGAAAAACTGTTCCGCACATGCAATGCTTTGTGTAGCCTGTAATATCAATGCGGAAGAAGAATACATCAAGACACAATCTGTTGCGCTTTGGAGAAAAGAACGCATTGATCTACACAAAAAGCCGGCTATTTTCCTGCTTTACAGACCTTCTTAA
- the nadD gene encoding nicotinate (nicotinamide) nucleotide adenylyltransferase, which yields MKTGLFFGSFNPIHIGHLIIANYMAGFTGLKEVWLVVSPHNPLKNKNGLTNMYDRLEMAKLATESSDHIKVSDIEFGLAQPSYTVDTLAFLQEKYPGKEFVLIMGADNLSSLKKWKNYEVLLKNYQIYVYPRPGVDLSEWENHPSITITETPQMDISSTFIRKALKEGRNVQYFVPDKVLSFMDNKNMYR from the coding sequence ATGAAAACAGGGCTATTCTTTGGTTCATTCAATCCCATCCATATTGGCCACCTGATCATTGCCAACTACATGGCTGGCTTTACCGGGCTTAAAGAAGTATGGCTGGTGGTGTCACCGCATAATCCCCTGAAGAATAAAAATGGCCTGACCAATATGTACGACCGGCTTGAAATGGCTAAACTAGCTACAGAGAGCTCCGATCATATTAAAGTAAGTGATATTGAATTTGGTCTGGCTCAACCCTCTTATACCGTAGACACGCTGGCCTTTCTACAGGAAAAGTATCCTGGAAAAGAATTTGTTCTGATCATGGGGGCGGATAACCTCTCTTCTCTCAAAAAATGGAAGAATTATGAGGTCCTGTTAAAGAATTACCAGATCTACGTTTATCCGCGGCCTGGTGTAGACCTGAGCGAATGGGAAAACCATCCTTCCATTACGATTACAGAAACCCCTCAAATGGACATTTCTTCCACCTTTATTCGCAAAGCATTAAAGGAAGGAAGAAATGTTCAATATTTTGTTCCGGATAAAGTACTGTCCTTTATGGACAATAAAAACATGTACCGTTAA
- the gmk gene encoding guanylate kinase produces the protein MTQGKLIIFSAPSGAGKTTIVKHLLKKFPTLSFSISATTRESRGDEEHEKDYYFISKEDFLHKVAHQEFVEFEEVYNGTFYGTLRSEIERIWNTGKHVIFDIDVEGGLRLKRKYEDDALAIFVQPPSLEVLKERLTGRGTDSAEKLQERFIKAEKELNYAEKFDVILKNFELETACKEAEKLVGDFIK, from the coding sequence ATGACACAAGGTAAACTCATTATATTTTCGGCACCTTCAGGAGCAGGCAAGACTACAATTGTTAAACACCTGCTAAAGAAATTTCCGACACTAAGCTTCTCTATTTCCGCAACAACAAGGGAATCAAGGGGTGATGAAGAACACGAAAAAGACTATTATTTTATTTCAAAAGAAGATTTTCTTCACAAAGTAGCTCATCAGGAGTTTGTGGAATTTGAGGAGGTTTACAATGGTACTTTTTACGGTACTTTAAGGTCTGAAATAGAAAGAATCTGGAATACCGGAAAGCATGTCATTTTCGATATTGATGTAGAAGGCGGTTTGCGTCTTAAGCGTAAATATGAAGACGATGCATTAGCTATATTTGTTCAGCCGCCCTCTTTAGAGGTGTTAAAAGAACGTTTAACAGGTAGGGGGACTGATAGTGCGGAAAAACTTCAGGAACGTTTTATAAAGGCGGAAAAAGAGTTGAACTATGCAGAAAAGTTTGATGTGATCCTTAAAAACTTTGAATTGGAAACCGCTTGTAAAGAAGCCGAAAAACTGGTAGGCGACTTTATTAAATAA
- a CDS encoding YicC/YloC family endoribonuclease, translating into MTGFGLASTDHENIKFAVEIKSLNSKFLELNLKLPRAFSEKELLLRNICSKEIERGKVSISINIDRGEENLKGATINAALLSKYYKQLEAINVDLGANSTNLLQAVLSFPEVISYQEEEVNENDWDILYSTFNKALENFNQFRHTEGNVLKTDLELRIKNILQFFAQIEVLEPLRIPQIRARLNQFLEENVGKINVDQNRLEQELIYYIDKLDITEEKTRLKSHCDYFTETLKSKDANGKKLGFISQEIGREINTMGAKANDAQIQQLVVGMKEELEKIKEQLLNVL; encoded by the coding sequence ATGACAGGCTTTGGCCTGGCCTCTACTGATCATGAAAACATTAAGTTTGCAGTAGAGATTAAGTCTTTAAACAGCAAGTTTTTAGAGCTCAATCTAAAACTTCCAAGGGCTTTCTCCGAAAAGGAGTTGTTATTACGGAACATCTGTAGCAAAGAAATCGAGCGCGGAAAAGTAAGTATTTCCATAAATATTGATCGCGGCGAAGAAAACCTTAAGGGAGCAACCATCAATGCTGCATTATTAAGTAAATATTACAAACAGCTGGAGGCTATTAATGTTGATTTGGGTGCCAATTCGACCAACCTTTTACAGGCGGTATTGAGCTTTCCGGAGGTGATCAGCTACCAGGAAGAAGAAGTAAATGAAAATGACTGGGATATTTTGTACAGCACTTTCAATAAAGCACTGGAAAACTTTAATCAGTTCAGACATACAGAGGGAAATGTTTTAAAGACAGATCTGGAGCTTCGTATTAAAAATATACTGCAATTTTTTGCTCAGATTGAAGTTCTGGAGCCACTGAGAATCCCTCAGATCAGGGCACGCCTGAACCAGTTTCTGGAAGAAAATGTAGGAAAAATAAATGTAGATCAGAATCGTTTAGAACAGGAATTGATCTATTACATTGATAAATTAGACATTACAGAAGAAAAAACACGCCTGAAAAGTCATTGTGATTATTTCACCGAGACTTTGAAAAGCAAAGATGCCAACGGCAAAAAACTCGGTTTTATCTCTCAGGAGATCGGCAGAGAAATCAATACTATGGGTGCTAAAGCAAATGATGCACAGATACAACAATTGGTAGTAGGGATGAAAGAAGAGCTGGAAAAAATTAAGGAACAACTATTAAACGTTTTATAA
- the rnc gene encoding ribonuclease III produces MPLFDLYKLYFSTDKVFIKKLKNILGFVPGNTVLYKMAFRHRSVAKILKNGSRSSNERLEFLGDAILGSVIAELLFKSYPYKEEGFLTEMRSKIVNRANLNQLARKMGFDQLMVFDQKAVNIQTKHHSMLGDAFEALVGAVYLDKGYNFTKDFLLKRIIKPYIDIHTLELTETNFKSKLIEWCQRHGKDISFDMVQNSEGESAKLFTISAVVEGESYGLGRDYNKKNAEKLAAEKACEALSI; encoded by the coding sequence ATGCCATTATTCGACCTGTATAAGCTTTATTTTTCAACAGATAAGGTCTTTATAAAAAAGCTAAAGAACATTTTAGGCTTTGTTCCTGGAAATACTGTTTTATACAAAATGGCATTCAGGCACAGATCTGTTGCAAAAATTCTGAAGAATGGAAGCAGAAGCAGCAATGAACGTCTTGAATTCCTTGGGGACGCAATTCTAGGCTCTGTAATTGCAGAGTTGCTATTTAAAAGTTATCCTTATAAAGAAGAAGGTTTTTTAACGGAAATGCGTTCTAAAATCGTCAACAGAGCGAATTTAAATCAACTTGCCAGGAAAATGGGCTTTGACCAGCTGATGGTGTTCGACCAGAAAGCAGTCAATATCCAAACCAAACATCATTCCATGCTTGGGGATGCTTTTGAAGCATTAGTAGGGGCCGTCTATCTGGACAAGGGATACAATTTCACTAAAGATTTTCTGCTTAAAAGGATCATCAAGCCGTATATTGACATCCACACCCTGGAATTAACAGAAACCAATTTTAAGAGTAAGCTCATCGAATGGTGTCAGCGCCATGGCAAAGATATTTCATTTGATATGGTACAAAACAGCGAAGGAGAAAGCGCCAAGCTGTTCACCATCAGTGCCGTTGTTGAGGGCGAAAGCTATGGCCTTGGCCGGGATTACAATAAAAAGAATGCGGAAAAGCTGGCTGCAGAGAAAGCCTGTGAAGCATTATCCATTTAA
- the fabF gene encoding beta-ketoacyl-ACP synthase II, giving the protein MELKRVVVTGLGALTPIGNTIPEFWDGLLNGVSGAGPITGFDTSKFKTKFACELKNFNPEDFLDKKEARKLDPFVQYALVATDEAVKDGNFDFSQLDTNRIGVIWGSGIGGFKTFQDEMKNFFLGDGTPRINPFFIPKVIIDIVPGHISIKYGLRGPNFATVSACASSTNAMIDAYNYIRLNMCDVIISGGSEAIINEAGIGGFNAMHALSTRNDDPKTASRPFDKDRDGFVAGEGAGTIILEELEHAKKRGAKIYAELVGGGMSADANHITAPHPQGLGARMVMTNALNDAGLSTGDIDYINVHGTSTPLGDISESRAIVDLFGEDAYKLNISSTKSMTGHLLGAAGAIEAIAAILAVKNDVVPPTINHFTDDPECDPKLNFTFNKAQKRTIRAAQSNTFGFGGHNASVIFKKYEE; this is encoded by the coding sequence ATGGAATTAAAAAGAGTAGTAGTTACAGGGTTAGGTGCGCTCACTCCAATAGGCAATACGATCCCGGAGTTCTGGGATGGTTTGCTGAATGGCGTGAGCGGCGCTGGCCCTATTACAGGTTTTGACACATCAAAGTTCAAGACGAAGTTTGCATGTGAGCTTAAAAACTTCAATCCTGAAGATTTTTTGGATAAAAAAGAAGCCCGCAAGTTAGATCCATTTGTTCAATACGCTTTAGTAGCAACAGATGAGGCTGTAAAGGATGGTAATTTTGATTTTTCTCAACTTGACACCAACCGTATAGGCGTTATCTGGGGTTCTGGTATTGGCGGTTTTAAAACATTTCAGGATGAAATGAAGAACTTCTTTTTAGGCGACGGTACACCTCGCATAAATCCGTTCTTTATTCCTAAAGTAATTATTGACATTGTTCCAGGTCACATTTCCATAAAATATGGTTTACGTGGTCCAAATTTCGCTACCGTTTCTGCTTGTGCTTCTTCCACGAATGCCATGATTGATGCGTACAACTATATTCGTCTGAATATGTGTGACGTGATCATCAGCGGAGGTTCTGAGGCCATCATCAACGAGGCGGGAATTGGAGGATTTAATGCAATGCATGCCCTTTCAACCAGGAATGACGATCCGAAAACTGCTTCCAGACCGTTTGACAAAGACAGAGATGGATTTGTTGCCGGTGAAGGTGCAGGAACGATTATCCTGGAAGAGCTGGAACATGCGAAAAAGCGTGGTGCGAAAATCTATGCCGAGTTAGTCGGTGGCGGAATGAGCGCCGATGCCAACCATATTACCGCACCTCATCCGCAAGGACTTGGTGCCAGAATGGTAATGACAAATGCTTTGAATGATGCAGGTTTATCTACCGGAGATATTGATTACATCAATGTCCATGGTACTTCTACCCCTCTTGGGGACATCTCTGAGAGTAGGGCAATTGTAGATTTGTTTGGTGAAGACGCCTACAAATTAAACATCAGTTCGACAAAATCAATGACAGGCCATTTACTTGGTGCTGCTGGTGCTATTGAAGCTATTGCTGCAATTCTTGCGGTAAAAAATGATGTAGTTCCACCAACAATAAATCACTTTACTGATGATCCTGAGTGTGATCCTAAATTAAACTTCACATTCAACAAGGCACAAAAACGTACCATTCGCGCTGCTCAAAGCAACACTTTTGGTTTCGGTGGTCATAATGCATCTGTGATATTCAAAAAATACGAAGAATAA
- a CDS encoding acyl carrier protein, whose translation MSDIASRVKAIIVEKLGVDENEVTPEASFTNDLGADSLDTVELIMEFEKEFNVAIPDDQAETIGTVGQAIAYLEKNVK comes from the coding sequence ATGTCTGATATTGCTTCAAGAGTTAAGGCTATTATCGTTGAAAAATTAGGTGTGGATGAAAACGAAGTTACACCAGAGGCTTCTTTCACTAACGACTTGGGTGCGGATTCTTTAGATACAGTAGAGCTTATTATGGAGTTCGAAAAAGAATTCAATGTAGCGATTCCTGATGATCAGGCTGAAACTATTGGTACTGTTGGTCAAGCGATTGCTTACTTAGAGAAAAACGTTAAGTAA
- a CDS encoding IPExxxVDY family protein produces MNKTYLKLSLDLDFVLIAITASLKDYMLCHKINASLNFDFEKIDDHEVYFNIDENPLAFSKYYFFVEQGEIEYYIINNRNAEGFLIPEMNRVDFFMIIHQYIDKEDLNFIISGLNKLADIQVAAQIDPRKLRSRENLVM; encoded by the coding sequence TTGAACAAAACTTATTTGAAACTATCGTTAGATCTGGACTTCGTTTTAATCGCTATTACGGCTTCTTTAAAGGATTATATGCTCTGCCACAAAATAAATGCAAGCCTGAATTTTGATTTCGAAAAGATTGATGATCATGAGGTTTACTTCAATATTGATGAGAATCCATTGGCCTTTTCCAAGTATTATTTTTTTGTGGAACAGGGTGAAATTGAATATTATATCATCAACAACAGAAATGCGGAAGGATTTTTAATTCCGGAAATGAATAGGGTCGATTTTTTTATGATTATTCATCAGTATATTGATAAAGAAGACCTTAATTTTATTATCTCCGGATTGAATAAACTGGCTGATATTCAGGTTGCTGCGCAGATAGATCCACGTAAGTTGAGGTCCCGTGAAAATTTGGTAATGTAA